A region from the Riemerella anatipestifer genome encodes:
- the ftsA gene encoding cell division protein FtsA gives MESQEYSVGLDIGTTKIVAIVGRRNQYGKIEVMGVGVAPSLGVHKGIVNNIAQTINSIKTAVSEAQKSAGVPITKVTVGIAGKHIRSLQHSDYIMRENPDQYITEEDIEELKNQVKKLVMLPGEEIIHVLPQEYKVDSEGEIQEPIGMHGKRLEANFHVVVGQMSSIKNISRCVKEAGLEMESLTLEPLASSEAVLTKEEKEAGVAIVDIGGGTTDIAIFKDNIIRHTCVIPYGGGIITEDIKDGCSIIEKHAEQLKVRFGSAVPELEKESTFVTIPGLHGRTEKEISLKTLAKIIHARVEEILEMVNTELKAYGAHEKKRKLIAGIVLTGGGSNLKHLRQLANYITGFDSRIGYANEYISNDKNQHLKSPEFATSIGLLMESLSIRDKKTNSLVQEEVSVSSQTVSDETNQEDKILDSDKPTHNETVVQQNASKKPTIGQNILEKIKKFFEESE, from the coding sequence ATGGAAAGCCAAGAGTATTCAGTAGGATTAGACATTGGGACCACCAAGATTGTTGCTATCGTTGGTCGTCGTAATCAGTACGGTAAGATAGAGGTTATGGGAGTAGGTGTGGCACCTAGTTTAGGTGTACATAAAGGGATTGTAAACAACATTGCCCAAACCATCAATTCCATTAAAACAGCTGTTAGCGAGGCTCAAAAAAGTGCAGGCGTACCTATTACTAAGGTAACGGTGGGGATTGCAGGTAAACATATCCGTTCTTTGCAACACTCGGATTATATTATGCGAGAAAATCCAGACCAATACATCACAGAGGAGGATATAGAAGAGCTTAAAAATCAAGTTAAGAAATTGGTGATGCTTCCTGGCGAAGAGATTATCCATGTACTTCCACAAGAATATAAGGTAGACTCGGAGGGCGAAATCCAAGAGCCAATAGGAATGCACGGGAAACGCCTTGAAGCTAATTTCCATGTGGTGGTAGGGCAGATGAGTAGCATTAAAAATATCAGCAGATGCGTTAAAGAAGCTGGGCTAGAGATGGAGTCGCTTACTTTGGAACCGTTAGCATCGTCCGAAGCGGTTTTGACTAAGGAAGAAAAGGAGGCTGGAGTAGCTATTGTAGATATAGGTGGTGGTACTACTGATATTGCAATATTTAAGGATAATATTATCCGTCATACTTGTGTTATCCCTTACGGAGGAGGTATTATTACCGAAGATATTAAAGATGGCTGTTCTATTATAGAAAAACACGCGGAGCAACTTAAAGTTCGTTTTGGGTCTGCTGTTCCAGAATTGGAGAAGGAGAGTACTTTTGTTACCATTCCTGGGCTTCATGGAAGAACTGAAAAAGAAATTTCTCTAAAAACATTGGCTAAAATTATTCATGCTAGAGTGGAAGAAATTTTGGAGATGGTAAACACTGAACTTAAAGCCTATGGAGCACACGAGAAAAAAAGAAAACTCATTGCAGGGATTGTGCTTACAGGTGGTGGTTCTAATCTAAAACATCTGAGACAACTCGCAAATTATATCACAGGGTTTGATAGCCGTATAGGTTACGCTAATGAATATATTTCGAACGATAAAAACCAGCATTTAAAAAGCCCTGAATTTGCAACATCTATAGGGCTTTTAATGGAAAGTTTGTCTATTAGAGATAAAAAAACTAATTCTTTAGTTCAGGAAGAAGTATCTGTTTCTAGCCAAACAGTTTCTGATGAAACCAACCAAGAAGATAAAATTTTAGATAGTGATAAACCAACTCATAATGAGACTGTGGTTCAGCAAAATGCCTCTAAAAAGCCTACTATAGGGCAAAACATCTTAGAAAAGATAAAAAAATTCTTTGAGGAATCGGAATAA
- a CDS encoding cell division protein FtsQ/DivIB: MKRFNNASMDKVAVNIIQGEKPVYFIDEKEIESIVKKANTTNKVGDIDIPKLERKITEYSAVDSANVYLSLDGILHLDIVQRVPVFRLSKGKKEFYVDEKGVEFPINRNYSASCMLISGNVQPEEYPQLIELVKKINQDDFSKKFFIGIVKERENYYLIANEENYRVELGSLENIDFKVKGFKAFVEKYLVYQPSDKYTKISLKYDNQIVTTLSKGYKEETDKEEEKNK; encoded by the coding sequence ATGAAAAGATTTAATAATGCCTCTATGGATAAAGTGGCTGTTAATATTATTCAAGGAGAAAAACCAGTCTATTTTATTGATGAGAAAGAAATAGAAAGCATTGTTAAAAAAGCCAATACTACCAATAAAGTTGGAGATATTGATATACCCAAATTGGAACGAAAAATCACAGAATATTCCGCGGTAGATAGTGCCAATGTTTATCTTAGCCTTGATGGTATATTACATTTAGATATTGTGCAAAGAGTTCCTGTGTTTAGGCTAAGCAAAGGGAAGAAAGAGTTTTATGTAGATGAGAAAGGGGTGGAATTTCCTATCAATCGTAACTATTCAGCATCGTGTATGCTCATAAGTGGTAATGTGCAACCAGAGGAATATCCTCAATTGATAGAACTGGTAAAAAAGATAAATCAAGACGACTTTAGTAAGAAGTTTTTCATTGGTATTGTAAAAGAGAGAGAAAATTATTATCTTATTGCCAATGAAGAAAACTACAGAGTAGAACTAGGAAGCTTGGAAAATATAGATTTCAAAGTAAAAGGTTTCAAAGCGTTTGTAGAAAAGTATTTGGTTTATCAACCATCTGATAAATACACCAAAATATCATTGAAATATGATAATCAGATTGTAACTACACTTAGTAAAGGTTACAAAGAAGAAACAGATAAAGAAGAAGAAAAGAACAAATAA
- the murC gene encoding UDP-N-acetylmuramate--L-alanine ligase: MQNISTYQNFYFIGIGGIGMSALARYFHSIGKTVLGYDKTSTKLTSALISEGIKISFEDSIDEQIKVFKPEDTLVIYTPAIKQLGILDFFQEKGFTVLKRAKVLGLITSETECIAVAGTHGKTTTSSLVAHLCKEVNLSFSGFLGGIAENFGSNFIFNGNDYSVVEADEYDRSFLNLAPDWAIITSTDADHLDIYGDKTTIEKGFRDFAHLVSEERQLFVRKSINLDRNATTYAVNEKADYYSDELRLEGDSISFNFYTPDGETQRFSWEIPGIHNVENATAALAVLHKIGVSLEDLKEALAKFKGIKRRYTKHIFPNGKIYIDDYAHHPTELNAVIGSIRTFYPDKKLLVVFQPHLFSRTRDFADDFAKSLSQGDELVLLDIYPARELQKDFEGVSSDWLLEKVTLADKEVSSLSEAFGKIKNKNFDILLTVGAGDIDTLYDGIVSWLKEA; the protein is encoded by the coding sequence ATGCAAAATATTAGTACATATCAAAATTTTTATTTCATAGGCATTGGAGGGATAGGTATGTCTGCTTTGGCGAGATATTTCCATTCCATTGGGAAAACGGTTTTAGGCTATGATAAAACTTCTACTAAACTAACTTCAGCACTTATTTCGGAAGGGATAAAAATCAGTTTTGAAGATAGTATTGATGAGCAAATAAAAGTCTTTAAACCCGAAGACACTTTAGTAATTTATACGCCAGCAATTAAACAATTAGGCATTTTAGATTTTTTCCAAGAAAAAGGCTTTACGGTACTTAAACGAGCGAAGGTTTTAGGACTTATTACTAGTGAAACCGAGTGCATCGCTGTTGCAGGAACTCACGGTAAAACCACTACTTCTAGCTTGGTAGCCCATCTTTGTAAGGAAGTTAATTTGTCATTTTCTGGATTTTTGGGAGGTATTGCCGAAAACTTTGGGTCTAATTTTATATTTAATGGTAACGATTATTCTGTAGTGGAAGCCGATGAATATGATAGAAGTTTTCTTAACTTGGCTCCAGATTGGGCAATTATAACTTCTACAGATGCAGACCATTTGGACATTTATGGGGATAAAACCACCATAGAAAAAGGCTTTAGAGATTTTGCTCATTTGGTATCGGAGGAGCGTCAGCTTTTTGTACGAAAAAGTATAAACTTGGATAGAAACGCGACTACCTATGCTGTGAACGAAAAGGCTGACTATTATTCAGATGAGTTGAGATTGGAGGGAGACTCTATATCGTTTAATTTCTATACTCCAGATGGGGAAACTCAACGCTTTAGTTGGGAAATACCAGGCATTCATAATGTGGAAAATGCCACGGCAGCACTGGCTGTTTTGCATAAAATAGGTGTTTCTTTAGAAGATTTAAAAGAGGCTTTGGCTAAATTTAAAGGCATTAAAAGGAGATATACCAAGCATATTTTCCCTAACGGAAAGATTTATATAGACGATTATGCCCATCATCCTACGGAGCTTAATGCGGTAATTGGCTCTATACGAACATTCTATCCAGATAAGAAACTTTTGGTAGTGTTCCAACCGCACTTGTTCAGTAGAACGCGAGATTTTGCAGATGACTTTGCTAAAAGTCTGTCGCAAGGAGACGAGTTGGTGCTTTTAGATATTTATCCTGCGAGAGAACTACAGAAGGATTTTGAGGGTGTTAGTTCAGATTGGTTGTTAGAAAAAGTAACATTGGCAGACAAAGAGGTTTCTAGTTTGTCGGAGGCTTTTGGTAAAATTAAAAATAAAAACTTTGATATTTTACTTACGGTAGGTGCAGGAGATATAGACACGCTTTATGATGGTATTGTAAGCTGGTTAAAGGAAGCATAG
- the murG gene encoding undecaprenyldiphospho-muramoylpentapeptide beta-N-acetylglucosaminyltransferase, which translates to MSENIHHINQDFAPRVLMSGGGTGGHIFPAIAIAQEIQRRFPKAEFLFIGAENKMEMEKVPQAGFRIEGLNISGFNRSSLLANFKLPFKIISSVRKANRIIKDFKPHVAIGTGGFASGPALYMASRLGVPTFVQEQNSLPGKTNLFLGKKAKVVFTAYPDMAHFFPKTQTVFSGNPIRQSLMEGLTDTATAKEKLGLDPNKLSILSVGGSLGSRTLNNGWLENLERIKKEGWQLIWQTGKTEYQTIKDKVNLEEDTIQLKEFITDMALAYSAADVIVSRAGAIAISELAVVKKPILLVPLPFAAEDHQTKNAMVLVEKNAARMVKDVEMKERFWNTLSEICSNENLRKEMGQNLSYFAKPKATEEIVDEIIKVFK; encoded by the coding sequence ATGTCAGAAAATATACATCATATCAATCAAGATTTTGCACCTCGAGTTTTAATGAGTGGTGGTGGTACGGGAGGGCATATTTTCCCTGCGATAGCCATTGCTCAAGAGATACAAAGACGATTTCCTAAAGCGGAATTTTTGTTCATTGGGGCAGAGAATAAGATGGAGATGGAGAAAGTGCCTCAAGCTGGGTTTAGAATAGAAGGACTTAATATTTCAGGATTTAATAGGAGTAGCCTTTTAGCAAATTTTAAACTACCTTTCAAGATTATTTCTAGTGTTAGAAAAGCTAATCGCATAATAAAAGATTTTAAACCTCATGTGGCAATAGGTACAGGCGGATTTGCCAGTGGTCCAGCTTTATATATGGCTTCTCGTTTGGGGGTGCCTACTTTTGTTCAGGAGCAAAACTCTCTACCTGGGAAAACAAATCTTTTCTTAGGAAAGAAAGCTAAGGTTGTTTTTACGGCGTATCCTGATATGGCTCACTTTTTTCCAAAAACCCAAACTGTTTTTTCAGGAAATCCTATTAGACAATCTTTAATGGAAGGGCTTACAGATACTGCTACGGCTAAAGAAAAGTTAGGGTTAGACCCTAATAAATTGAGTATTCTTTCCGTAGGAGGCTCGTTGGGGTCTAGAACACTTAATAATGGCTGGTTAGAAAATTTGGAAAGGATTAAAAAGGAAGGTTGGCAACTGATTTGGCAAACAGGAAAAACAGAATATCAAACGATTAAAGATAAGGTTAATTTAGAAGAAGATACAATCCAACTAAAGGAATTTATCACAGATATGGCATTAGCTTATTCTGCGGCAGATGTGATTGTGTCCAGAGCAGGTGCGATTGCTATTTCGGAGTTAGCGGTAGTTAAGAAGCCTATTTTATTGGTGCCTCTTCCCTTCGCAGCAGAGGATCATCAGACCAAAAATGCAATGGTTTTAGTTGAGAAAAATGCAGCAAGAATGGTAAAAGATGTGGAGATGAAAGAGCGTTTTTGGAATACACTTTCAGAAATTTGTAGCAACGAAAATTTACGAAAGGAAATGGGGCAAAACCTATCTTATTTCGCAAAACCAAAGGCGACAGAGGAAATTGTAGATGAAATAATTAAAGTTTTTAAATAG
- a CDS encoding FtsW/RodA/SpoVE family cell cycle protein codes for MEHTEVNKKIEYLKGDRVLWITVILISVFSILPVYSASSNLEYIVNTGTTTSHLIKHVMFIALGLFLMRVIGAIKYEFIGKLSSILLVISVILLGVTIFTGQTIDGASASRWLKIPGTAISFQPSALAALMLVIYLCRYLTKNIQRQRLPIENIMYVFGPILLVFILVAKDNGSTALMILATSLIVLIIGQFPWKYIAGFVSLSGLASIIFILVALNTNLMPNNRVHTWISRVESFSSSKDAQLDSAERDAVKAKNYQVMHAKAAIVHGGITGKGPGKSALKQRLPQSASDFIFAIIVEEYGVIGAMVLLGMYFIIIIRILIIASRTRAFFGSLLVISLGIMIFIQLSANIMVALNLIPVTGQPLPLISYGGTSMLVTYAQLGLILNISSRIQIYDEEGIGKKQNIEEINDIA; via the coding sequence ATGGAGCATACAGAAGTAAATAAAAAAATAGAATATCTAAAAGGAGACAGAGTGCTGTGGATTACAGTAATTCTTATTTCTGTATTCTCTATACTTCCTGTTTATTCGGCGAGTTCTAATTTAGAGTACATTGTAAATACAGGAACAACCACCAGCCACCTTATCAAGCATGTGATGTTCATTGCTTTAGGGTTATTTTTGATGAGAGTCATCGGAGCGATAAAATATGAATTCATAGGAAAGTTGAGTTCCATACTTCTTGTAATTTCCGTAATTCTTTTAGGAGTTACTATTTTTACAGGGCAAACCATAGATGGGGCGAGTGCTTCTAGATGGCTTAAAATACCAGGTACTGCAATTTCATTTCAGCCGTCAGCGTTGGCAGCTTTGATGTTAGTTATCTATCTATGCCGTTATTTAACTAAAAATATTCAAAGACAGAGGCTTCCCATAGAAAACATTATGTATGTTTTTGGACCTATACTATTGGTATTTATTTTAGTGGCTAAAGATAATGGTTCTACAGCACTGATGATTTTAGCTACTTCACTAATTGTCCTTATAATAGGGCAATTCCCTTGGAAATATATTGCAGGGTTTGTCTCTTTGTCGGGCCTAGCGTCTATTATTTTTATTTTGGTAGCATTGAACACTAATTTAATGCCTAACAACCGTGTTCATACTTGGATAAGTAGGGTAGAATCTTTCTCCTCCTCAAAAGACGCACAATTAGATAGTGCCGAAAGAGATGCAGTAAAGGCTAAAAATTATCAAGTGATGCACGCTAAGGCAGCTATAGTACACGGAGGTATTACAGGTAAAGGACCAGGCAAAAGTGCTCTTAAACAGAGGTTACCGCAGTCGGCATCAGACTTTATTTTTGCCATTATTGTAGAAGAATATGGTGTGATAGGAGCAATGGTTTTACTAGGTATGTATTTTATTATCATTATAAGAATACTAATTATAGCGAGTAGAACTAGGGCTTTCTTTGGTTCTCTATTGGTTATTTCTTTAGGAATTATGATTTTCATTCAGCTCAGTGCTAATATTATGGTGGCACTTAATCTCATTCCTGTAACGGGACAGCCTTTACCACTGATAAGTTACGGAGGTACTTCTATGTTAGTAACTTACGCTCAATTAGGTTTAATACTCAATATTAGCTCTAGGATACAAATTTATGATGAAGAAGGCATTGGTAAAAAACAAAACATCGAGGAAATAAATGATATTGCCTAA
- the murD gene encoding UDP-N-acetylmuramoyl-L-alanine--D-glutamate ligase has translation MKIVVLGAGESGFGAAYLAKKKGMEVFVSDRGSIKEEYKKQLIENNIEFEEGQHDEERILNADWVVKSPGIPKKADIVFKINQKGIRLSSEIEFASEFTNAKIVAITGSNGKTTTTSLIYHILKDNGMNVGLGGNIGKSFAKQVADESFDYYVLEISSFQLDDIQNFRPYISLLLNLSQDHLDQYNYNYEEYALAKFRITENQEYDNFFIYNKDDEMSQKILQELDLKVKKVPFSIKETLAEGGYMDDENIVVKLQDEFTMKIRDLALIGNHNVANSLAASIAGKILNISNESIRNSLMTFQAVDHRLQEIANLNGVKFINDSKATNVNATYYALESMTQPTVWIVGGVDKGNDYTEIEELVKKKVKAIVCLGIDNQKIIDFFRDKKEFIYNTSSMEEAIKISKSIAEAGDAVLLSPCCASFDLFENYEDRGEKFKAEVLK, from the coding sequence ATGAAAATAGTAGTTTTAGGAGCTGGAGAAAGTGGTTTTGGGGCAGCCTACCTTGCTAAAAAGAAAGGTATGGAGGTTTTTGTATCCGATAGAGGAAGCATAAAAGAAGAATACAAAAAACAACTGATAGAGAACAATATAGAATTTGAAGAAGGTCAGCACGATGAAGAGCGAATTTTAAATGCCGATTGGGTGGTCAAAAGCCCAGGTATTCCTAAAAAGGCAGATATTGTATTTAAAATCAATCAGAAAGGAATAAGGCTGTCTTCCGAAATAGAATTTGCATCGGAATTTACTAATGCCAAAATTGTGGCAATTACGGGTAGTAATGGTAAAACTACTACTACTTCTCTCATCTATCATATCCTTAAAGATAATGGGATGAATGTAGGTTTGGGAGGCAATATAGGGAAGAGTTTTGCTAAACAAGTAGCCGATGAATCTTTTGATTATTATGTTTTGGAAATCAGTAGTTTTCAGTTAGATGATATTCAAAATTTTAGACCATACATTTCGTTGCTTCTTAATTTGAGTCAAGACCATTTAGACCAATACAATTATAATTATGAGGAGTACGCTTTAGCTAAATTCCGAATTACTGAAAATCAAGAATATGATAATTTTTTCATCTATAATAAAGATGATGAAATGAGTCAAAAAATTCTTCAAGAGTTAGATTTAAAGGTTAAAAAAGTGCCATTCTCCATAAAAGAAACTCTAGCAGAGGGTGGATATATGGACGATGAAAACATTGTGGTAAAACTTCAAGATGAGTTTACTATGAAAATTAGAGATTTAGCTCTTATCGGAAATCATAATGTGGCTAATAGCTTAGCAGCATCTATAGCGGGTAAAATACTTAATATTAGCAATGAAAGTATTAGAAATTCATTGATGACTTTCCAAGCTGTAGACCATAGGTTACAGGAAATAGCTAATCTGAATGGAGTTAAATTTATCAACGATAGTAAAGCGACTAATGTAAACGCTACTTATTACGCTTTAGAAAGTATGACACAGCCTACCGTTTGGATTGTAGGAGGAGTGGATAAAGGCAATGATTACACCGAAATAGAAGAATTAGTTAAGAAGAAAGTAAAAGCAATTGTTTGTTTAGGTATAGATAACCAAAAGATTATAGATTTCTTTAGAGATAAAAAAGAGTTTATCTATAATACCTCTAGTATGGAGGAAGCTATTAAAATTTCAAAATCCATAGCAGAGGCAGGAGATGCTGTACTGCTTTCGCCGTGTTGTGCAAGTTTTGATTTATTTGAAAATTACGAAGATAGAGGTGAAAAGTTTAAAGCTGAGGTTTTAAAATAA
- the mraY gene encoding phospho-N-acetylmuramoyl-pentapeptide-transferase: MLYYLYEYLTANGIHIPGLNLLRYISFRAAMAVLLSLIIALVYGKKIINFLRRKQMGELVRDLGLDGQKQKEGTPTMGGLIIIIATLIPVLLFTKITNIYIILLIVSVLWMGAIGFIDDYLKKIKKNKDGLSGKFKVIGQVGLGLIVGVTMFFNSDITVKRKYADAKEINRNNVEQNFMKEEKKVISTVPMIKNNEFDYSGILFWMDEQEAEEWAWVVFIPMAIFIVTAVSNGANITDGIDGLAAGTSAVILLTLAFFAYVSGNIIFADYLNIMFLPNMGETTIFAVAMVGAVIGFFWYNTYPAQVFMGDTGSLMLGGVIAVLSVILRKELLIPVLCGIFLIENLSVMLQVAVFKYRKKKYGLEYAQNNRLFKMSPLHHHYQKSGYHESKIVNRMIIIGVVLAIICLITLKIR, translated from the coding sequence ATGTTATACTACTTATACGAATATCTTACGGCTAACGGCATACATATACCAGGTCTTAACCTGTTGAGGTACATTTCTTTTAGGGCTGCTATGGCGGTTCTGTTGTCGCTTATTATTGCATTGGTTTATGGTAAAAAAATCATCAATTTTCTTCGTAGAAAACAGATGGGAGAGTTGGTGAGAGATTTAGGGTTAGATGGGCAAAAACAAAAAGAAGGCACTCCTACTATGGGAGGGCTTATCATCATTATAGCCACCTTAATACCTGTATTACTTTTTACTAAGATTACGAATATTTACATTATTCTACTCATTGTATCTGTGCTTTGGATGGGAGCAATAGGCTTTATAGATGATTATCTTAAGAAAATAAAAAAGAATAAAGACGGTTTAAGTGGTAAATTTAAAGTCATAGGTCAAGTTGGTTTAGGACTAATTGTTGGTGTTACAATGTTTTTTAATTCTGATATTACCGTTAAAAGAAAATATGCAGACGCAAAAGAGATTAATCGCAACAATGTAGAACAGAACTTTATGAAGGAAGAAAAAAAAGTGATTTCTACCGTACCAATGATTAAAAATAACGAGTTTGATTATAGTGGTATTCTCTTCTGGATGGATGAGCAAGAGGCGGAAGAATGGGCTTGGGTGGTTTTCATTCCGATGGCGATATTTATTGTTACAGCTGTTTCCAATGGAGCTAATATTACCGATGGGATAGATGGTTTAGCCGCAGGTACGAGTGCGGTTATTTTACTCACATTAGCTTTCTTTGCGTATGTTTCGGGGAATATCATCTTTGCAGATTATCTCAATATTATGTTCCTGCCTAATATGGGAGAAACTACCATTTTTGCGGTAGCGATGGTAGGAGCGGTTATTGGTTTCTTTTGGTATAATACCTATCCTGCTCAAGTATTTATGGGTGATACGGGGAGTTTAATGTTAGGCGGAGTTATTGCGGTTTTATCCGTTATTCTAAGAAAAGAATTATTGATACCTGTGCTATGTGGAATCTTTTTAATTGAAAACTTATCGGTAATGCTTCAGGTAGCAGTATTCAAATACAGAAAGAAAAAGTATGGATTAGAATATGCTCAAAATAACCGATTGTTTAAAATGTCTCCTCTTCATCATCATTATCAAAAGAGTGGTTACCACGAAAGTAAGATTGTTAATAGAATGATAATCATAGGGGTAGTTTTAGCAATTATATGTTTAATTACACTTAAAATCAGATAA
- a CDS encoding UDP-N-acetylmuramoyl-L-alanyl-D-glutamate--2,6-diaminopimelate ligase, whose product MLLRELLHNIPVLETIGALDIEVNSIIFDSRKAEAKSLYVAIKGSVSDGHQFIGSAIEKETKVIVLEDLPEVLDETITYIKVKNSSKALGQLASNFYGNPSEKLNLVGVTGTNGKTSVSTLLFDVFKNLGYSSALISTVEYRIGDEVFPSTHTTPDVVKLNELLAKAVAQGCEYAFMEVSSHGIHQNRTEGLHFKVAGFTNITHDHLDYHKTFLEYLNTKKLFFDNLPDSAVAITNLDDKNGLVMLQNTKAKKKTYALKTLSDYHGRLLEVDFNGMLLNFNGKEVWTSLTGKFNVYNLLLVFGIARELGFDEVEILTAISQLKRVNGRFETIKSEGGIFFVVDYAHTPDALENILDSINEIRTKNERLISVFGCGGDRDHSKRPEMGKIATQKSTLAIITSDNPRTEDPNTIIQEIEAGVEPQCFSKYTVVPDRREAIKMAIKFAEPKDIILVAGKGHETYQEVNGVKHHFDDKEVILELCKMMSK is encoded by the coding sequence ATGTTACTCAGAGAGTTATTACATAATATACCAGTTTTAGAAACCATCGGTGCATTAGACATTGAGGTAAACTCTATTATTTTTGATAGTAGAAAGGCAGAAGCAAAAAGCCTTTATGTAGCTATCAAAGGGAGTGTTTCAGATGGGCACCAGTTTATTGGCTCTGCAATAGAAAAAGAAACTAAAGTTATTGTATTGGAAGATTTACCTGAAGTTTTAGATGAAACCATCACTTATATTAAAGTGAAAAATTCGTCTAAAGCATTGGGGCAATTAGCATCTAATTTCTATGGTAATCCTTCGGAAAAGCTTAATCTGGTAGGAGTTACAGGGACTAATGGTAAAACATCTGTATCTACCTTGCTTTTTGATGTGTTTAAGAATTTGGGCTATTCGTCTGCACTTATTTCTACGGTGGAGTATAGGATTGGTGACGAAGTTTTCCCATCTACACACACTACACCAGATGTGGTTAAACTTAATGAACTATTGGCAAAAGCCGTGGCACAGGGTTGTGAGTATGCCTTTATGGAAGTTTCTTCTCACGGTATTCATCAAAATAGAACGGAAGGTTTACATTTTAAAGTGGCAGGTTTTACCAATATTACTCATGACCATTTAGACTATCATAAAACTTTTTTGGAATACCTTAATACCAAAAAATTATTTTTTGATAACTTGCCAGATTCTGCGGTGGCAATTACTAATTTAGATGATAAAAACGGATTGGTAATGCTCCAAAACACCAAGGCTAAAAAGAAAACCTATGCGTTAAAAACTTTAAGCGATTATCATGGGCGATTGTTAGAGGTGGATTTTAACGGAATGTTGCTCAATTTTAATGGTAAAGAAGTTTGGACGAGCCTGACAGGGAAGTTTAATGTCTATAATTTGCTTTTAGTATTCGGTATAGCGAGAGAGCTAGGGTTTGATGAAGTGGAAATACTTACGGCAATTTCCCAACTGAAAAGAGTTAATGGTAGGTTTGAAACGATAAAGTCAGAAGGAGGAATCTTTTTTGTGGTAGATTATGCACACACGCCAGATGCTTTAGAGAATATTCTAGATTCCATCAACGAAATACGAACTAAAAACGAAAGGTTGATTAGTGTGTTTGGTTGTGGTGGTGATAGAGACCATAGCAAACGCCCAGAAATGGGTAAAATAGCCACACAGAAATCTACTCTAGCAATTATTACATCAGATAATCCTAGAACAGAAGACCCTAACACCATTATCCAAGAGATAGAGGCGGGCGTGGAGCCACAATGTTTTAGTAAATATACGGTAGTTCCAGACAGAAGAGAAGCTATTAAAATGGCTATAAAATTTGCAGAGCCAAAAGATATTATACTCGTGGCGGGGAAAGGTCACGAAACTTATCAGGAGGTTAATGGGGTAAAACATCACTTTGATGATAAAGAGGTGATATTAGAATTGTGTAAAATGATGAGTAAATAG